Proteins encoded together in one uncultured Fibrobacter sp. window:
- a CDS encoding NADP-dependent isocitrate dehydrogenase, translating to MNTKIYYTLTDESPFLATQSLLPIVRGFAKAADIDVETKNISLPGRILAAFGKASDDLDFLGKLTLDPSANIIKLPNISASVPQLKAAIAELQKNGFDVPDYPDTPANDEEKAIRAKYDKVKGSAVNPVLRQGNSDRRAPKAVKNYARKNPHSNGVWDESVKTHVSSMAADDFYGNEKSITLAKADTFKIEFVAEDGTVTELRAAKPLLEGEILDATVLRMAALEKFIAEQMADAKAKGVLFSVHLKATMMKVSDPVLFGAFVRVFFKDVFTKYADLFKELGIDANNGLGDLYKRLEGNAKEAEVKAAIDAALAAGPDLAMVDSAKGITNLHVPSDIIIDASMPAMIRNSGCMWNKKGELQQVKACIPDRCYAGIYDAAIEFCKKNGAFDPKTMGTVPNVGLMAQGAEEYGSHDKTFIAKGKGVIRAVNAEGEVLLQQDVEAGDIYRMCQAKDAPIRDWVKLAVTRARVSNTPAIFWLDPNRAHDREIQKKVEVYLKDYDLSGLSVKILSPKDAIVETMKRAKAGLDTISVTGNVMRDYLTDLFPILEVGTSAKMLSIVPLMAGGGLFETGAGGSAPKQVQQFLAENYLRWDSLGEYFALVPAFEQVASTTGNAKAKVLADTLDEANGKILEFNRTPARKIGELDNRGSHFYLALYWSQALAAQKDDAALAAKFAPVAKALAENEQKIVAAFAAEQGKPADIGGYYLPKPELLKKWLRPVDAFNKVVDSL from the coding sequence ATGAATACCAAAATCTATTACACCCTTACTGACGAGTCGCCGTTCCTGGCGACTCAATCGCTGCTTCCGATCGTGCGCGGTTTTGCAAAGGCCGCTGACATCGATGTCGAAACCAAGAACATCTCGCTGCCGGGCCGCATCCTTGCCGCTTTCGGCAAGGCGAGCGACGACCTCGACTTCTTGGGAAAGCTCACGCTCGACCCGAGTGCCAACATCATCAAGCTTCCGAACATTTCGGCATCCGTGCCGCAGCTCAAGGCCGCCATCGCCGAACTCCAGAAGAATGGCTTCGATGTGCCTGACTATCCGGACACTCCGGCGAACGACGAAGAAAAGGCTATCCGCGCCAAGTACGACAAGGTGAAGGGCTCCGCGGTGAACCCGGTGCTCCGCCAGGGCAATTCCGACCGTCGTGCTCCCAAGGCCGTGAAAAACTATGCCCGCAAGAATCCTCACAGCAACGGTGTGTGGGATGAATCGGTCAAGACGCATGTCTCTAGCATGGCCGCAGACGACTTCTACGGCAACGAAAAGTCCATCACGCTCGCGAAGGCCGACACGTTCAAGATTGAGTTTGTCGCCGAAGACGGGACCGTTACGGAACTCCGCGCTGCAAAGCCGCTCCTCGAAGGCGAAATCCTCGATGCGACTGTGCTCCGCATGGCTGCTCTCGAAAAGTTCATTGCTGAACAAATGGCCGATGCCAAGGCGAAGGGCGTGCTGTTCTCGGTGCACCTGAAGGCCACCATGATGAAGGTTTCGGACCCGGTGCTCTTCGGTGCGTTCGTGCGCGTGTTCTTCAAGGACGTTTTCACGAAATATGCCGACCTGTTCAAGGAACTCGGAATTGATGCGAACAACGGTCTTGGCGACTTGTACAAGCGCCTGGAAGGTAATGCCAAGGAAGCCGAAGTCAAGGCCGCTATTGATGCAGCGCTCGCCGCTGGCCCGGACCTCGCGATGGTCGATTCCGCAAAGGGTATCACCAACTTGCACGTGCCCAGCGATATCATCATCGACGCTTCGATGCCCGCGATGATCCGCAACTCAGGCTGCATGTGGAACAAGAAGGGCGAACTCCAGCAGGTGAAGGCTTGCATTCCCGACCGTTGCTACGCGGGAATCTACGATGCCGCTATCGAGTTTTGCAAGAAGAACGGCGCCTTTGACCCGAAGACTATGGGTACGGTGCCGAACGTTGGCCTCATGGCCCAGGGCGCCGAAGAATACGGCAGCCACGACAAGACGTTTATTGCCAAGGGCAAGGGCGTCATCCGCGCCGTGAATGCGGAGGGCGAAGTGCTCTTGCAGCAGGATGTGGAAGCAGGTGACATCTACCGTATGTGCCAGGCGAAAGACGCCCCGATTCGCGACTGGGTCAAACTCGCCGTCACGCGCGCTCGCGTGAGCAACACGCCCGCCATTTTCTGGCTGGACCCGAACCGCGCCCATGACCGCGAAATCCAGAAGAAGGTGGAAGTCTACCTGAAGGATTACGATCTCTCCGGCCTTTCTGTCAAGATTTTAAGCCCGAAGGATGCAATTGTCGAGACCATGAAGCGCGCCAAGGCCGGCCTCGACACCATCAGTGTCACCGGCAACGTGATGCGCGACTACCTCACCGACCTTTTCCCGATTCTCGAAGTCGGAACTTCTGCCAAGATGCTCAGCATCGTGCCGCTCATGGCTGGCGGCGGACTCTTCGAAACGGGTGCAGGCGGATCTGCCCCCAAGCAGGTGCAGCAGTTCCTCGCCGAAAACTACCTCCGCTGGGATTCGCTCGGCGAATACTTCGCTCTGGTCCCCGCTTTCGAGCAGGTCGCCTCGACAACCGGTAACGCCAAGGCCAAAGTCCTTGCCGACACGCTCGACGAGGCGAACGGGAAAATTCTCGAATTCAACCGCACACCTGCCCGCAAGATTGGCGAACTCGACAACCGCGGCTCACACTTCTATTTGGCCCTCTACTGGTCGCAGGCTCTTGCCGCCCAAAAGGACGACGCCGCACTTGCCGCCAAGTTCGCCCCGGTCGCCAAGGCTCTCGCCGAAAACGAACAGAAGATTGTTGCCGCATTTGCCGCCGAGCAGGGCAAACCCGCCGATATCGGCGGTTATTACCTGCCGAAGCCGGAACTCCTGAAGAAGTGGCTCCGCCCGGTTGATGCTTTCAACAAGGTTGTTGATTCTTTATAA
- a CDS encoding LamG domain-containing protein has translation MITLLCACDGKNNSSRAVAIDEDEEAKAQRQMEVCANRYGNRLDDAQWKESFSELSLMKDELFTKASSVAYDYSNYMEGREISYDEESGRFRVLVMDVDKEKKDSLEAYIDGCSFWFKGFDSFKSDTFEISPCLCKEEDGKTLYLNKKSDSDSEESSSSESLNSDSSSARGSSSSSVRGSSSSSVRGSSSSSVRGSSSSSARSSSSSFDRSSSSSVSRRSSSSMEEIVSEYSSERESSSSKVVVVCPERPADVLPDSREYTVAYEFNDPNNIGKDFFGLNEAHAGEGNPRGDCDNIVLDGHSGLIIPLSETFTTNAFFIETRIYPEAFDDMQNIIVSEPPGSGYSGWQLRLDNGKLRFHLRDFGKDNSHWTIFDAGTVPLNEWTTILVVRSLSGTVEIWVNDEIAFTGEYSGNAVNVTYDLGIGYDAVVQGGHDDRFFIGKIDYLRFGKVSE, from the coding sequence GTGATAACTTTGTTGTGCGCTTGTGATGGGAAGAACAATTCTTCACGTGCGGTCGCTATTGACGAAGATGAAGAAGCCAAAGCCCAAAGACAGATGGAAGTTTGCGCCAATCGGTATGGCAATAGATTGGATGATGCCCAGTGGAAGGAATCATTTAGTGAATTGAGTCTCATGAAAGATGAATTGTTTACTAAAGCCAGTTCTGTGGCGTATGATTACTCGAACTACATGGAAGGTCGTGAAATTTCGTACGATGAAGAATCTGGACGCTTTCGTGTTTTGGTGATGGATGTCGATAAAGAAAAGAAAGACTCCCTTGAGGCTTATATTGATGGATGCTCGTTCTGGTTTAAAGGTTTTGATTCGTTTAAAAGTGATACCTTTGAAATCAGTCCTTGCCTTTGCAAAGAAGAAGATGGAAAAACTCTTTATTTGAACAAGAAGAGCGATTCTGATTCAGAAGAATCAAGTTCGTCGGAGTCCCTCAATTCTGACTCGTCTTCTGCCCGCGGCTCCAGTTCGTCTTCTGTCCGCGGCTCCAGTTCGTCTTCTGTCCGCGGCTCCAGCTCGTCGTCTGTCCGCGGCTCCAGTTCATCTTCTGCTCGCAGTTCGAGTTCTTCTTTTGACCGCAGTTCCAGTTCTTCTGTATCTCGCAGATCAAGTTCGTCTATGGAAGAAATTGTTTCTGAATATTCTTCGGAACGCGAGTCCAGTTCATCAAAAGTTGTTGTAGTATGCCCGGAGAGACCGGCTGATGTATTGCCTGACTCAAGGGAATATACTGTCGCTTACGAATTCAACGATCCTAACAATATAGGGAAGGATTTCTTTGGCCTGAATGAAGCCCATGCTGGTGAAGGGAATCCTAGAGGTGATTGCGACAACATTGTTTTGGATGGTCACTCTGGCTTGATAATTCCTTTGAGCGAGACGTTCACGACGAACGCATTTTTCATTGAAACCCGGATTTATCCAGAAGCATTTGATGATATGCAGAATATAATTGTGTCGGAACCTCCTGGAAGCGGCTATAGTGGGTGGCAATTGCGCTTGGATAATGGAAAATTAAGATTCCATCTTCGTGATTTTGGAAAGGATAATAGCCATTGGACCATATTTGATGCCGGAACGGTTCCCCTAAATGAATGGACGACTATTTTGGTCGTAAGATCCTTGTCAGGAACGGTGGAAATCTGGGTTAACGATGAGATTGCTTTCACAGGAGAATATTCTGGAAATGCTGTTAATGTCACTTATGATCTTGGAATCGGTTACGATGCTGTGGTTCAAGGCGGACATGACGATCGATTCTTTATAGGAAAAATAGATTATCTCCGTTTTGGAAAAGTTTCAGAATAA
- a CDS encoding LamG-like jellyroll fold domain-containing protein, which translates to MKGLGLWSSLLLGSMTLLCACGARDHSAQVIVIGNDPDTEIKTPEEFRDIDSSSRTYAVAYEFNDPQNLGKDYVGLNNAKIGEGTPEGDGENLLLDGRSGLKIPLSGTFKTNAFFIETRIYPEAFDDMQNIIVSEPPGSFYSGWQLRLDDGELRFHLRDYGKDNSHWTIFDAGTVPLRTWSYIFVERSSSGRVIIWVDEKIAFSGYYPGNVINEDYDLGIGYDAMQQSEHTNRFFVGKIDYLRFGRAD; encoded by the coding sequence ATGAAAGGATTGGGTCTTTGGAGTTCCCTGTTATTGGGGTCGATGACTTTATTGTGTGCTTGCGGCGCAAGAGATCATTCTGCACAAGTGATTGTGATTGGAAATGACCCGGACACGGAAATTAAGACTCCGGAAGAATTTAGGGATATAGACTCTAGCTCTCGCACCTATGCGGTCGCTTATGAATTCAACGATCCTCAAAACTTGGGGAAAGACTACGTTGGGTTGAACAATGCCAAAATTGGTGAAGGAACCCCTGAGGGCGATGGAGAAAATCTTCTCTTGGATGGGCGTTCTGGCTTGAAAATCCCGTTGAGTGGAACATTCAAGACAAATGCGTTCTTCATTGAGACTCGAATTTATCCAGAAGCATTTGATGATATGCAGAATATAATTGTGTCGGAGCCCCCAGGAAGTTTCTATAGTGGGTGGCAATTGCGTTTGGATGATGGTGAATTAAGATTCCATCTTCGTGATTATGGAAAGGATAATAGCCATTGGACCATATTTGATGCCGGAACGGTTCCCCTTAGAACATGGAGCTACATCTTTGTTGAAAGATCCTCTTCGGGCAGGGTCATAATTTGGGTTGACGAAAAGATTGCATTCTCGGGGTACTATCCTGGCAATGTTATTAATGAAGATTATGACCTCGGAATCGGTTATGATGCAATGCAACAAAGCGAACATACCAATCGATTCTTTGTAGGAAAAATAGATTATCTCCGTTTTGGCCGAGCTGACTAA
- a CDS encoding AAA family ATPase has product MQPPALRLSHITISNLRSIQNETFPLSSFTALIGYNNAGKTNILMGIRWLLANFSLDISYFDDPNRAVEVEGYFDGITDQILNRLGEEKAQEVRPFISGYAMRIKKVQRIPGEIPENIELWAYVPSNKRGSGKNNKEWVRVNDKFICAFNRMFPESIAIWDFEGNRAFTKLLHEIFKPLERRFGGELNDVLAQFSEILSPGSDERAEEIKAFDRDVNTALRPLFPSVHVELDIPIPTLETFLKTATIKVIDEDDGFQRDISRMGAGSQRAIQMALIRYLAEIKKHHNNHYLSRTMLLIDSPELYLHPQAVELVRVALKNLSNEGYQVVFATHSAQMVTSEDVSTSLLIRKNKDRGTFMRKRMEDAVRQVIQDAPSQLQMLFSLSNSNELLFADYVLLTEGKTEWRVLPALFERITGQSFALIKCALVRQGGVSNTRKSMQVLEAMDMPARSIVDLDYAFTTATRDGFLEANDPDIKMCRNLFRELAFHNHLRLVNGLPVNKHSNITAAKAYAMMAAMPEAERPIRSIHAKLRSQGIWVWTKGAIEEHLGLDGKNENVWNNFIERSKSQNFTRTLPDYESIEELCRWIIDGSRG; this is encoded by the coding sequence ATGCAACCGCCAGCACTCAGACTATCGCATATCACCATCTCGAACCTTCGTTCCATACAAAACGAGACATTCCCTCTTAGCAGTTTTACGGCACTTATCGGCTACAACAACGCCGGCAAGACGAACATCCTCATGGGTATCCGATGGCTGCTGGCCAACTTTTCTTTGGACATTTCTTACTTTGACGACCCGAACCGCGCCGTAGAAGTGGAAGGATACTTCGACGGTATTACCGATCAAATCTTGAACCGCCTAGGCGAAGAAAAGGCGCAAGAAGTGAGGCCCTTCATCAGCGGGTACGCCATGCGCATCAAGAAGGTGCAACGCATTCCCGGCGAAATCCCCGAGAACATAGAACTCTGGGCATACGTGCCCTCGAACAAGCGCGGCAGCGGCAAGAACAACAAGGAATGGGTCCGCGTCAACGACAAATTCATTTGCGCATTCAACCGCATGTTCCCCGAATCCATCGCCATCTGGGATTTCGAAGGCAACCGCGCATTCACCAAGCTCCTGCACGAAATTTTCAAACCGCTGGAACGCCGGTTCGGTGGAGAACTCAACGACGTCCTCGCACAGTTCAGCGAAATCCTTTCGCCAGGCAGCGACGAACGTGCTGAAGAAATCAAGGCATTCGACAGGGATGTCAATACGGCACTGAGGCCGCTCTTCCCGAGCGTCCATGTCGAACTCGACATCCCGATACCGACACTCGAGACATTCCTCAAGACAGCCACCATCAAGGTCATCGACGAAGACGACGGATTCCAGCGCGACATTTCCAGGATGGGGGCAGGATCGCAACGAGCTATCCAGATGGCGCTCATCCGCTACCTCGCCGAAATCAAGAAGCACCACAACAACCACTACCTGAGCCGCACCATGCTGCTCATCGATTCGCCCGAACTGTACCTGCACCCGCAGGCCGTGGAACTCGTGCGCGTTGCCCTCAAGAACCTTTCCAACGAAGGATACCAGGTGGTATTCGCCACCCATTCCGCACAGATGGTCACCAGCGAAGACGTAAGCACTTCGCTCCTCATCCGTAAGAACAAAGACCGTGGCACCTTCATGCGCAAACGAATGGAAGACGCCGTGCGGCAAGTCATTCAAGATGCACCCAGCCAGTTGCAAATGCTGTTCAGCTTGTCGAACAGCAACGAGCTCCTTTTCGCCGACTATGTGCTGCTGACCGAGGGCAAGACCGAATGGCGCGTGCTGCCCGCCCTGTTTGAACGCATTACCGGGCAATCTTTCGCACTCATCAAGTGCGCCCTCGTACGCCAAGGCGGCGTGAGCAACACACGCAAAAGCATGCAAGTCCTCGAAGCCATGGACATGCCGGCGCGCTCTATTGTCGACCTGGACTACGCCTTTACAACGGCCACACGTGACGGGTTCCTCGAAGCGAACGACCCCGACATCAAAATGTGCCGCAACCTGTTCCGCGAACTCGCATTCCACAACCATTTGCGCCTAGTGAACGGGCTCCCCGTCAACAAGCACAGCAACATCACCGCCGCCAAAGCCTACGCGATGATGGCCGCCATGCCCGAAGCCGAACGCCCCATCCGGAGCATTCACGCCAAGTTGCGCAGCCAGGGAATCTGGGTGTGGACCAAGGGCGCCATCGAAGAGCACCTGGGTCTCGACGGCAAGAACGAAAACGTCTGGAACAACTTCATTGAACGCAGCAAGTCGCAAAACTTCACGCGCACCCTCCCCGACTACGAAAGCATCGAGGAACTCTGTCGCTGGATTATTGACGGCAGCAGAGGGTAA
- a CDS encoding endo-1,4-beta-xylanase translates to MKYSKIMLGTALVCATATSIFAQETLRSLAEERGRYIGAILNSEWFNNAIESQFEEIHKAQFNAVVAENEMKFDATEPNKGQFSYAKGDKMVEYAKANKMRVRGHALAWHSQVPGWVNNIRDKKQLLDVLKNHIDNVVGHWKGEIAEWDVVNEAVNDDDHTWRSNGSVWFQTIGAEFLDSAFVWAHAADPDAELCYNDYAIEWGVGAGSKGGFVVDQVKRWKASGIPITCVGTQTHIEISHETTPQNVRALAKALAEHDVVLNITELDIGFPKNSANNLGASDYAKQGHLYRQFMDVFLEEPNMGEFMIWGVTDAHSWLDASQGKTQGLIYDKQYKAKPAYDSLIASLKAHPASEVKTPYKSAATQDTTAQDTTTRDTTVRDTTVKDTTTQDTVATPGPVVSDTGNVSIRRGTATLTDVRMNLVGRTLSIVGASNAKVQVFDMRGRPVYSAVTSKGSVDLSAISDGLYVVRVKVGSKTLERRVALR, encoded by the coding sequence ATGAAATATTCTAAAATCATGCTTGGTACAGCATTGGTCTGTGCCACTGCTACTTCAATTTTTGCCCAGGAAACGCTCCGCAGTCTGGCCGAAGAAAGGGGCCGTTACATTGGGGCCATCCTGAACAGCGAATGGTTCAATAACGCTATCGAATCTCAGTTCGAGGAAATCCACAAGGCACAGTTCAATGCGGTTGTTGCTGAAAACGAAATGAAGTTTGACGCGACGGAGCCCAACAAAGGCCAGTTCAGCTACGCCAAGGGCGATAAGATGGTTGAATATGCGAAGGCGAACAAGATGCGTGTCCGCGGCCATGCCCTCGCTTGGCACAGCCAGGTTCCCGGCTGGGTGAACAATATTCGCGACAAGAAACAGCTCCTTGACGTTCTTAAGAACCATATCGACAATGTGGTTGGGCACTGGAAGGGTGAAATCGCCGAATGGGACGTGGTGAACGAGGCTGTCAACGATGATGACCATACTTGGCGTTCCAATGGCTCTGTCTGGTTCCAGACGATTGGTGCCGAATTCCTCGACTCCGCTTTCGTGTGGGCTCATGCTGCCGACCCGGATGCCGAACTTTGTTATAACGACTACGCCATCGAATGGGGTGTGGGTGCGGGCAGCAAGGGCGGTTTTGTCGTGGACCAAGTGAAACGCTGGAAGGCTAGCGGCATTCCTATTACTTGTGTGGGCACACAGACCCACATCGAAATTTCCCACGAAACGACACCCCAGAACGTTCGCGCTCTTGCCAAGGCTCTTGCCGAGCATGATGTCGTCTTGAATATCACCGAACTGGATATCGGTTTCCCGAAGAACTCTGCAAACAATCTGGGGGCTTCCGATTATGCCAAGCAGGGCCATCTCTATCGCCAATTCATGGACGTGTTCCTCGAAGAACCGAACATGGGTGAATTCATGATTTGGGGTGTGACCGATGCCCACAGTTGGCTTGACGCTTCCCAGGGCAAGACGCAGGGCCTCATTTACGACAAGCAATACAAGGCGAAGCCGGCCTACGACAGCCTCATCGCAAGCCTCAAGGCTCACCCTGCTTCGGAAGTGAAAACTCCGTATAAGTCTGCTGCAACGCAGGATACCACGGCCCAGGATACGACGACTCGGGATACTACGGTGCGGGATACGACTGTTAAAGACACGACAACTCAGGATACGGTTGCCACTCCGGGCCCTGTTGTGAGCGATACGGGCAATGTCAGCATCCGTCGTGGCACTGCGACATTGACGGATGTTCGCATGAACCTCGTTGGTCGTACGCTGTCCATTGTGGGTGCTTCGAATGCGAAGGTCCAGGTCTTCG